From a single Calothrix sp. NIES-2098 genomic region:
- a CDS encoding peptidase M16 domain-containing protein, with protein MFPASVFHLDNGLTLIHQEIPTTPVVVADVWVRAGATLEPEPWFGMAHFLEHMIFKGTETLPPGVFDYNIENNGGVSNAATSYDYAHYSLTTAASYLEETLPHLGELLLNAAIPEDEFSRERDVVLEEIRSYHDDPDWLGFQSLIQSVYQGHPYGRSVLGTEQEIMQHSPEAMRCFHRANYQPENMTVVIVGGMDRDSALDLVNCAFDNFPERSECPLPQKIQNPVIQGIHRQELHLPRLEQGRLLMAWLAPGVEELRTAYGLDLLSVLLAEGRTSRLVRDLREERQLVQGICSNFALQRESSLFTISAWVEPEHLEKVEFLIRAHLEELQNQPITPNELARTRRLLCNEYAFSTETPNQLTGLYGYYNTIAQAELAVTYPQQVSSFDAQELQQLAKQYLSSQNYAVTILKPC; from the coding sequence GTGTTTCCAGCCTCGGTTTTCCATCTAGACAATGGTTTAACGTTGATTCATCAAGAAATTCCAACTACCCCTGTAGTTGTGGCGGATGTTTGGGTGCGTGCTGGAGCAACCCTAGAGCCTGAACCTTGGTTTGGGATGGCTCACTTTTTGGAACACATGATTTTTAAAGGTACAGAAACATTACCACCTGGGGTATTTGATTATAACATTGAAAATAATGGTGGAGTGAGTAATGCGGCTACCAGTTATGATTATGCCCATTATTCCCTGACTACAGCTGCTTCTTACCTAGAAGAGACTTTACCTCATCTGGGCGAGCTGTTGTTGAATGCCGCAATTCCAGAAGATGAATTTAGTCGCGAACGGGATGTGGTGCTAGAAGAAATTCGCTCTTATCATGACGACCCAGACTGGTTAGGATTTCAGTCTTTAATTCAAAGCGTCTATCAGGGACATCCTTACGGACGCTCAGTGCTGGGTACAGAGCAAGAAATAATGCAGCACTCACCAGAAGCGATGCGCTGTTTTCACCGTGCCAATTACCAACCGGAAAATATGACGGTGGTAATTGTCGGGGGAATGGATCGAGATTCAGCCTTAGATTTGGTAAATTGCGCTTTTGACAATTTTCCCGAACGCTCTGAATGCCCTCTGCCGCAAAAGATACAAAATCCAGTTATTCAGGGAATTCACCGCCAAGAACTGCATTTACCAAGATTAGAGCAAGGGCGGTTACTGATGGCGTGGCTAGCACCAGGTGTAGAAGAACTGCGCACTGCCTATGGTTTAGATTTACTCTCAGTATTATTAGCAGAAGGAAGAACCTCACGCTTAGTCCGCGATCTGCGGGAAGAACGGCAATTAGTACAAGGTATTTGTAGTAATTTTGCCTTACAGCGAGAATCGAGTTTATTTACAATTAGTGCTTGGGTGGAACCCGAACACCTAGAGAAAGTAGAGTTCTTGATTCGCGCACACTTGGAAGAGTTGCAGAATCAGCCAATCACTCCCAATGAACTCGCCCGCACGCGCAGGTTGCTGTGTAATGAGTATGCTTTTTCCACAGAAACGCCAAATCAACTGACTGGGCTTTATGGCTACTACAACACGATCGCCCAAGCAGAATTAGCAGTTACATATCCTCAACAAGTTTCATCATTTGATGCCCAAGAACTGCAACAATTAGCTAAACAGTATCTTTCATCCCAAAATTACGCTGTTACTATTCTTAAACCCTGTTAG
- a CDS encoding pentapeptide repeat-containing protein, which produces MFWRQGLALILGMIVFFITSPALADWTHPLSFSNAELSRHDFSGQSLQAAEFSNANLELANFAGADLRGAVLSASVVTQANLHGADLTNAMVDQVNLTGSDLSDAVLKETLLLRAIFTDVNISNADFTDAVLDKAQIKELCAKASGINSKTGVQTRDSLGCQ; this is translated from the coding sequence ATGTTTTGGCGGCAAGGGTTGGCATTAATTTTGGGGATGATCGTATTTTTCATTACTTCCCCTGCACTGGCAGACTGGACTCATCCGCTGTCATTTAGTAATGCAGAGTTAAGCAGACATGATTTTTCAGGACAAAGCTTGCAAGCAGCAGAGTTCTCTAACGCTAATCTAGAACTGGCTAACTTTGCAGGTGCAGATTTGCGCGGAGCAGTTTTGAGTGCTTCGGTAGTAACACAAGCAAATTTGCATGGAGCAGATTTAACAAATGCAATGGTAGATCAGGTAAACTTAACTGGGTCTGATTTGAGCGATGCTGTTTTAAAAGAAACTCTTTTATTACGTGCAATTTTTACTGATGTGAACATCAGCAATGCAGATTTCACTGATGCAGTTCTGGACAAAGCTCAAATCAAAGAACTGTGTGCCAAAGCCAGTGGGATCAATTCTAAGACTGGTGTGCAAACTCGTGATTCTTTAGGATGTCAATGA
- a CDS encoding phosphoribosylaminoimidazole carboxylase ATPase subunit → MKRVGIIGGGQLAWMMGDAAKKLGVELIVQTPSKQDPAVSIAQETVFAQVDDAAATEVLAQKCDVITFENEFVNLEALAVLENRGVCFRPRLAALAPLLDKYHQRCYLQALGLPVPRFFALDNTIQPEELQSKIEHLGFPIVLKSRRHGYDGQGTFIIKDWASLEQKLAGINTLYLIEEFVPFERELAVIAARSVAGEVVTYPVVETQQEQQVCRRVIAPAEITVNQAAEIDAIAHTLLNHLQVVGVFGIELFLTTDGRVLVNEIAPRTHNSGHFSLDACETSQFEQHLRAVCGLALGDPALKTPSAVMVNLLGYETSQSDYQSQRQQIAEIPQSYIHWYGKAESRPGRKLGHVTVLLDRQNQDEAIAIARTIESIWYPK, encoded by the coding sequence ATGAAGCGTGTTGGTATAATTGGTGGCGGGCAACTGGCCTGGATGATGGGAGATGCAGCCAAGAAGTTAGGCGTGGAATTAATAGTACAAACTCCCAGTAAACAAGATCCCGCTGTAAGTATTGCCCAAGAAACGGTTTTTGCTCAAGTTGATGACGCTGCGGCAACAGAGGTTTTAGCTCAAAAATGCGATGTAATCACCTTTGAAAACGAGTTTGTTAACCTAGAAGCTTTAGCTGTCTTAGAAAACCGAGGTGTTTGTTTCCGTCCGAGATTAGCAGCATTAGCTCCTTTATTAGATAAATATCACCAGCGCTGCTATTTGCAAGCTTTGGGATTACCAGTTCCCCGTTTTTTTGCGCTAGATAATACTATTCAACCGGAAGAACTGCAATCTAAAATTGAACATTTAGGTTTTCCCATAGTTCTCAAATCGCGACGCCACGGTTACGACGGACAGGGTACTTTCATTATTAAAGATTGGGCGAGTTTAGAGCAGAAGCTAGCTGGTATTAATACACTCTATTTAATAGAGGAATTTGTTCCCTTTGAAAGAGAATTGGCAGTAATTGCAGCGCGTTCTGTAGCTGGAGAGGTGGTGACATACCCAGTTGTGGAAACTCAACAAGAACAACAGGTTTGTCGGCGAGTGATCGCACCAGCAGAGATTACAGTCAATCAAGCAGCAGAAATAGATGCGATCGCCCATACTCTATTAAATCATCTACAAGTGGTAGGAGTTTTTGGCATCGAGCTATTTCTCACCACAGATGGTAGAGTCCTCGTCAATGAAATTGCTCCCCGCACCCACAACTCCGGACATTTCTCCCTAGACGCTTGTGAAACCTCCCAGTTTGAACAGCACCTGAGAGCAGTTTGCGGTTTAGCTTTGGGCGATCCCGCACTCAAGACTCCCAGTGCTGTCATGGTAAACCTTCTCGGTTACGAAACTTCTCAAAGCGACTACCAAAGCCAGCGCCAACAAATAGCCGAAATTCCCCAATCTTACATCCACTGGTACGGTAAGGCAGAATCCCGTCCAGGGCGTAAACTAGGACACGTCACCGTTTTGCTCGATCGTCAAAACCAAGATGAGGCAATTGCGATCGCTCGTACCATAGAATCTATCTGGTATCCCAAGTAA